The nucleotide window GCGCTTACCAAGCTCTTCTTTAAAGCGCCACTTTTCTTTTTCCTCCGTTTTTTAGTGTTTTTATTTCCTTTACGCGCCGTTTCCCGGGCACGCCGTTTTTCAGTTCTCGATCTATATTCGGACATAGAATTACGGTTCCCTCATTTCTGAATGAGCCATTTTCCTCATACATTTGTCGACGTTTGTCCTTATTTGTTACGCAGTTACCTAAAAAAATAACCGATGCACAGCCGGTAAAAAATCGATCGGCGGAATGAAACCACTCGACACAGCTAAGCTATTTTCGGCAATCACTTGCTTTTGTAATGATTTGCGTGTGCTTCTCTCTTTTAATTGTACAAAAACAGAAGCCTTCATTACAAAAATTTCGTCGGTTTCCGCGAAGCGAAGGATCAGAAAGGCGCACCCTTGTTGCTCATCCACATCCGCTAAGTGACGCAGTTGATGCTCATGAAAATTTTTAAAGGGAAACGATTGTTTCTGTCTCGTTTCCTTCGCTTCAAAATCGAGATAACATCCACGGTAAACCCCATTGTAGTCAGTTGTGGAAGCTTGCCGAAAGTAGGCTTCCGTAATTTTCGCCCGGCTTCTTGCCGGATAGTCGACGTTAACAATTTGCACGGGTGTTGGTTTTTTGTGAATGACGGCCAACTTTTCCCGCCGATAGTAAGCGATCGATTCGTTGATATCATCTTCCAACCGCATCCCCCGATTCCCGTTGTTCGTTGCAGGAAGGGAGGAGGACGTTTTTTTTGACGTATATAATTTTCCGTTGGGGTATCGAAAGCGCAACCGAGTTCCCCATCCTTTCATTATGCATGGTTTCCAATCAACATTAAATAATACCATAAATATAAGAATTATAGAACCACCTTTCGCCTTGTCCATTGAAATGTTAAACTTTCATTGGGAACAATATTACGGAAATGAGGCATATTATGACGCAGAAGCCTTTAAACATCGGTTTTGGCAACATTGTGCCTTCGGGTCGGATCGTTTCGATCGTACAAGCAGATTCTGCGCCGACCAAAAGGATGATTCAGGAGGCACGAGAGCGCCAGATGCTCGTCGATGCGACAAATGGCCGCAAAACGAGAAGCATTATATTGGTGGACAGCGAGCACTTAATCTTGTCGGCGATCCATCCGGAAACCGTCGCGCAAAGATTGGATGCTTAAGGAAAACATGCAGCGAAATCCCGGAACCTTTGCCGAATAGACACCTCTTTTGTCAGGCTTGCAGGTTTCTTTTAACGAAAAGAGAAACTTAAAAGTTACAAGCGTGAAAAGGAAGGTGTTTAGGATGGCAACCTTGGTGAAGACGAAAAACGTCGCTGAAGTATTGCGAGTTGCCCCAAAGACGGTGCAAACGTGGGTAAGAAAATATCAAATTCCGGTGCAAACGAATGACCGTGGCCACTATTTATATGACCATAACTCCATTGACCGTTTGCGAACCGTAAAGTCCACGCAGATGCCGGAGGAAAAGGAACCATTCATTGAACGAGAGGCAAAGCCGACATACGAAGAAGCGGAGAAGCGCATGGATGACATTTTGCGCAGGTTGGATCATCTTGAAAATATGATCGAGCAAAAAGCCGATGAAGTCGTTAGTTTCCAACTCCTTAAGCATCGACAAGAATTGGACGACGTTCAGTGTTCCCTGGCCGCGATGGAAAAAGATCTGAAAGATTTGCAAGTCGAAAAGATTGAACCCGAACGAAGGATTGAAGGTCCGAAGAAAGAACGGGGAAAATTAGCAAATATGTTTTTATTTTCAAGTTAGAAGGTTGGATCATGGAAAAAGAAATCATCGCCCTGAGCCGGCGTTTATCGAAAGATATGGAAGAAGCAAACTTTTATCGAAACGCGGTTGACGAAGGCAGATCGTTTTCGTTTCAAGAGGAGATCGTTCCTTTCGTGGACGATGTACAGGCCAGAGCCGAGGAGTGGCGTGCGGACGTGCAATCGCTCCTTTCCAAACGCGCACTCGGTGTACTGCATCCCGACCAGGTGGAGCATACGTATGAAAATATGTACGTACTGGCCACGGAATCTTTTCAACCGCATATACAAAAGCAGCGTTATCAAGAACGGCAACAAGCAATTGCGTACATTTTGAATATCGTACTCGAAGAATTGGAAACAAGAAAACGATAGCAGGGTTCCGACAGGTCCCGCTATCGTTTTTGCTATTCCAGAATGCTCTTAAAATCGTCCGGAACGAAAAATAGAGAAGATGATGAGACAGAACATAAGAAACGAAATGATAAAACTAATTTCAATGACGGGAAGTTGCACAAGAAAGGATGAAGAATCGCCAAACGTTGAACCGACGATCAACCCGACCATAATAATGGAAAACGCAAGCAGCGTTAAACTAAACGAAATTCGGTTGCTGATCCGGTCAAGCTTATTCAAAAAAATGTTGAGTTTCGGCAGCCGTATCCCAATAGAGAGCTCATCCTCATTGACTTTCGCCAATGCCGCTTTCAATGAGTGGGGCAATACGAGCAAGGTGTCCCGTTGCCGCTTTGCTTCTTTGAGCCATTTTTTAGACCATGTTTTTGGATTTATCCGCTCGCGGGCAAGCAATCGCCCGTAAGGTTCCGCGATTTCCACAATGCTTAATCCGGGGTCTAGCTCGGAAATAACGCTTTCGATCGTAATCACGGCTTTTGCAAGCAGCGTGTATTCCTTGTAAATACGAATACGAAAGCGTTGCGAAGCGGAAAAAATATCGTTGAGCGCTTCGCCGATGCGCACCTCTTCAAATGGGCGATCGTAATATTTTGATAATAAATGTTCGACTTCGTCCGCAAATTCTTCAGCGTCCACATCCTCGGGAACATCAGCCATGTTGTAGACCATACGGGCAACTTCCTCCGGATCTCTTTTCGTCATGGCAATCACATAATTAATGAAATCATTACGCATCGAACGGTTTAAACGTCCGACTTGTCCGAAATCAAGTAAGCATAACTTGCCGTCAGCGGTGAGGAGTAAATTCCCGGGATGGGGGTCGCTATGAAAAAAACCGTCGATGAGCACTTGGTGCAGAAAAGCGTCCGCAAGTTCACGAGCCAATTTGGGATGGTCTCCTTCTTGCTCGTCCTTCCAATGTTTAAACTTTATGCCATCCATAAAAGCCATCGTGATCATTTTACCGGTCGAATAGGCCGGATGAACTTCCGGAGTTATGATGCTGCTGAATTTTTGCATATTCACGTGCATTTTTTCCGTGTTGCGCAGTTCCAGTGTATAGTCCGCTTCATTGCGAATGGCTTCAGCGAATTCATCGGCAACGTCTTCCAACCGGTAATACTGAGCCCAATGAAATCGTTGGGACAAAAGGCGGGTAAGGTCATGCAAAATGTCCAAATCTTTTTCGATGGTTTCTTTGATTTTTGGGCGGGATACTTTGACAGCGACGACGGTCCCGTCGGGAAGCTGGGCTTTATGTACTTGGCCGATGGAAGCAGCCGCGAGCGGTTCTTCGGAAAATGAAGCATATGCTTCATTAATCGGCGCTTGCAACTCTTGTTCCACTATTCTTTTAACTTCTGCATAATTAAACGGAGGCACATCATCCTGTAATTTTTGCATTTCATCGACGATATAGTCGGGAAATAAATCGCGGCGCGTACTGATCATTTGGCCCAATTTGATAAAGGTCGGGCCAAGCTCTTCCATTACGTTACGAATGCGCTCCCCGATTAAGCGATAATTGGGGTCTTTAGGGTTCGTGGCCAAACGCTTTGGCAACGATAGAACGTGAAAAAGACCAACTTCTTGCAAAATATAACCAAAGCCGTGTCTGGCCAACACGGTGGCAATTTTTCGGTAGCGATTGGCGTGTTTCAATCCTGTAGAGAGCAATGGACATCTTCCTTTTTAGGATGCTCTTAAAGTGTAAGAAAGAATGACGATCAATCGGTGATCGCCAAGGTTCATCAATGATTGTGGTGTTGAGAAACGCACCGGAGAGCGAGTGATATTATGAAGGCTTTGTGTCATCATCTGTCCCGGACTGTTTTAGCATGTTTTCCAAACGTTCAATTTTCGCTTCCAATTGCTCGACATCATCGCGGGTGGCCACTCCCATATCGTTAAAAACCCCTTTGACACGGTCTTTGGACGTTTGCGACCATTCTTCCTCTTTCGTTTCCCCTTTGCGAATTAATTCTTCGGCAAATTCTTCCGCTTCTCGGGGGGTGATTCGTCCTCTCGTGACGAGATCATCCAGATACGCTTGCACTTTTTCTTTGCCGGCGACAGCAGCGCCTAAACCTAGAAAAAAACCGTTTCTGAGCCATTCGTTCATGAAAAATCGCTCCTATCTTTATTATTTTATTTCATTTCCCGAGGAAACGGCAGGATGGCGTAACGTATGGGAGGTGTTCCCTAATCATTATCTTTAAACATGGAAATGATGAAATAAACAATCGTACCTGCAGATAGAACATAGATGCTGTTTACAAGAAAAGGTTCGGCATCGTGAGGGGTCGTCGCTGCACCATGGACAATATTTGCCGGAACAATGGCGAACAACATAACGATGAGGCCGGTGATTAATTTCATTTTCATGGAACATCCTCCTTCAATGACTATTCAATCACATTCATTATAGAAGTTTGGAAGCAATTTAGCAATTCTCAATTAGAAAATACTTGTCCGTGAAATCGGGTACCCGACGCAAAAGATGAAACTTTGGTTAATGTGTCACAAAAAAAGCTCTATCATTCATGAGCGTAAGCTTCCCACACACTCATGACGGATGTAAAATTGTTGCTATACATGGCAAAACAGACGATAAATATGTTAAATTTAATGGATGATAAAGAATACGATGACAAAAGGCGGTTACGTATGATGACACGAAAGGAAATGACCACGAGTCCGTTACAAATTGAAGATGTAATCATTGCTTACCAAACGTTAAAAGATATTGTGAAACACACCCCGTTGCAAAAGGACGAGGTTTTATCCGATCGGTATGATGCGAATATTTATTTAAAGCGCGAGGACTTGCAGCTCGTTCGCTCATTTAAATTGCGAGGCGCTTATTATTTAATGAAGACCCTATCCGGTGAACAAACGGAAAATGGCGTCGTATGCGCAAGCGCCGGTAATCACGCGCA belongs to Salicibibacter cibi and includes:
- the recU gene encoding Holliday junction resolvase RecU, yielding MRFRYPNGKLYTSKKTSSSLPATNNGNRGMRLEDDINESIAYYRREKLAVIHKKPTPVQIVNVDYPARSRAKITEAYFRQASTTDYNGVYRGCYLDFEAKETRQKQSFPFKNFHEHQLRHLADVDEQQGCAFLILRFAETDEIFVMKASVFVQLKERSTRKSLQKQVIAENSLAVSSGFIPPIDFLPAVHRLFF
- a CDS encoding DUF370 domain-containing protein — its product is MTQKPLNIGFGNIVPSGRIVSIVQADSAPTKRMIQEARERQMLVDATNGRKTRSIILVDSEHLILSAIHPETVAQRLDA
- a CDS encoding MerR family transcriptional regulator; the protein is MATLVKTKNVAEVLRVAPKTVQTWVRKYQIPVQTNDRGHYLYDHNSIDRLRTVKSTQMPEEKEPFIEREAKPTYEEAEKRMDDILRRLDHLENMIEQKADEVVSFQLLKHRQELDDVQCSLAAMEKDLKDLQVEKIEPERRIEGPKKERGKLANMFLFSS
- a CDS encoding DUF1798 family protein; this translates as MEKEIIALSRRLSKDMEEANFYRNAVDEGRSFSFQEEIVPFVDDVQARAEEWRADVQSLLSKRALGVLHPDQVEHTYENMYVLATESFQPHIQKQRYQERQQAIAYILNIVLEELETRKR
- a CDS encoding ABC1 kinase family protein: MLSTGLKHANRYRKIATVLARHGFGYILQEVGLFHVLSLPKRLATNPKDPNYRLIGERIRNVMEELGPTFIKLGQMISTRRDLFPDYIVDEMQKLQDDVPPFNYAEVKRIVEQELQAPINEAYASFSEEPLAAASIGQVHKAQLPDGTVVAVKVSRPKIKETIEKDLDILHDLTRLLSQRFHWAQYYRLEDVADEFAEAIRNEADYTLELRNTEKMHVNMQKFSSIITPEVHPAYSTGKMITMAFMDGIKFKHWKDEQEGDHPKLARELADAFLHQVLIDGFFHSDPHPGNLLLTADGKLCLLDFGQVGRLNRSMRNDFINYVIAMTKRDPEEVARMVYNMADVPEDVDAEEFADEVEHLLSKYYDRPFEEVRIGEALNDIFSASQRFRIRIYKEYTLLAKAVITIESVISELDPGLSIVEIAEPYGRLLARERINPKTWSKKWLKEAKRQRDTLLVLPHSLKAALAKVNEDELSIGIRLPKLNIFLNKLDRISNRISFSLTLLAFSIIMVGLIVGSTFGDSSSFLVQLPVIEISFIISFLMFCLIIFSIFRSGRF
- a CDS encoding phasin family protein produces the protein MNEWLRNGFFLGLGAAVAGKEKVQAYLDDLVTRGRITPREAEEFAEELIRKGETKEEEWSQTSKDRVKGVFNDMGVATRDDVEQLEAKIERLENMLKQSGTDDDTKPS